The Cyclobacteriaceae bacterium DNA segment ATTGCAAATGACGGTTAATCACAGCGTATTAAATAACCTGATCAAGCTAAACCGAAATCAGAATGCATCTGCACAAGCACGCGCCATTGCTTCCTTAAAAATCGATCAACTTAAAACCTGGCTGACGGAAAAAACAAAAACTACAACCCAGGAAAGCTGGAAGGCACATTATGCATATGCACTAAGTTTGATTCAGGCCTTCCGCGAAAATCCGGAGAAGTATGAAGCTGAAAATCTGCTGACGCCTCCTCCGGGCCAACCCATCGGAACGGATGATGTGTTTTGCACTTGGGATAGTCATCATTAACTAAAAAAGCCAATTTCTGACGATTCTGGACGGTTTTCAGGGTTTGGCACGACCGTTGCATTTCATGACATAACTTTAAATTGTTGTGTTATGAAAACGAACATGAAACTCCTGAGTGCCCTGATGGTTGCTGGTGTGCTGATGATTGGTGCCGATGTGCTTGCACAGGGAAGAGGCAATGGCCGGGGCGATGACAAGCACAAACATGATCACAAACGCGATCGCGATTGGGATAACCAGCGTGGCCGTCATGATAATCACCGTAATGACTGGGATAGATTTGATCGTGACTCCCGAAGAGACTGGCGCGGCCCAACGCATGATCGCCATGGCAGAAGGTATTCGTACCACAGGCCTCCGCATTGGGCACCCGCTCATGGTTATCATTACCGGCCTGTGCGTTATGTGTACTACCGCGATTACAACGTTTACTACGACTGCTACCGTGGTGTGTACATAACCTTGTCGGGAAGAAACTGGGTATATACGCACCGCATACCTGCTCATATGCACCGCGCAGATTTTCATCGCATCTCGTATGTTGACATCGATTACTTCGATGATGACCTGCCCTGGTACCTGGATCGCAGACGCTCTGGTGGGTACGTAAGTGTTCGGGCGAGATTCTGAAAAAACTATAAAACTGAAAATGCTCCTTCGGGAGCATTTCTTCATTTACGAGTCTCCGATCATAAAAAAACCATTGGGCAAAAACATGGGTTTGGCTATGTTTAACACATAATCCAAAACCTATGAAACACCTCTACGCTGCCCTGATTCTTTGTCTGGTATTCACGCTTCCGGCCGAGGCTCAAAAATCAAAATCCAAACAAGCCCCCATACAAAAAAAGCCGTTGACACACGATGTGTATAACGGTTGGAAAGAAATCACCTACCGGGCATTAACCAACGATGGTACATATGCCGCATACACCATCAACCCACAGGATGGCGATGGCAAAGTAGTGTTTCATAACTTGAAGACGCTGGCACAGGATTCCATTCATCGCGCAGCAAACATTTCACTTACGTGGGATAGCCGATATGCGATCTTCAAAATCACACCTCAAAAAGAATTGGTCAAGGATTTACGCAGGCAGAAAAAGAAAAAAGATGAGTTGCCTAACGATTCACTAGGCATCTACTCGTTCACCAACCGGAAGACAGAAAAAATTGCGGAGGTAAAGTCATACAAGATTCCAGAGAAAGCAGGTGGCTGGTTGGCCTACCAACTGGAAGCGCCAAAGCCACCAAAACCCGATACCGCAAAGAAAGCGGCCAAACCAAAAAAGGTTAAAAAGAATACGGATGATAATGGCTACACCCTTGTACTGCGCAACCTGGCCAACAATCAGGAATCGCAATTCGGGTATGTCAAAGAATATACCTTAGCCAAATTCGGGCAGGGATTATTGTTCTATAGTACAGGTAACGATAGCACGTTGAAGCCGGGCGTATACTGGTACGATTTACAATCAAACCAACTCAACACGCTGTTTGAGGGAAAGAGCAAATACAAAGTAAAAGGCCTATCCGTTAACGAAGACGGAACGCAAGCTGCTTTTTTGGTAGATGCCGATACTACCAAAGCACTTATTCGTTACTACCAACTCTACCATTGGAAAAAAGGTGAGTCGGTTGCTCGTGTATTGGCGACTGAAAAATCAACGGGCATTCCTGCCGATTGGATCGTGAATGAAAACTACACACCTTCTTTCTCAAAAGATGGATCAAAATTGTATTTCGGCACATCACCCAAGCCGGTGGTGCAGGATACTACCCTGCTCGCAGAAGAAATTGTAAATGTGGAAGTGTGGACCTGGAAAGATGATTACATCTATCCGCAACAAAACAGCAGGTTAAATGCCGACAAAAGAAGATCATACGTTTCTGTCATTCATCTGAATGATAATCGTATCGTTCAGTTGGCCAATGAAAACATGCCATCACTGGAATTGGGTGACGAAGGAAATGCTTCACTAGCCCTTGCTGAAAACGAAACGCCTTATCTGGTTATGCGCACGTGGGATACGGATGTGTATAAAGACCTTCAACTGGTAAATCTACGCGATGGTTCTGTTCAGTCCATTCAGCAAAAAATAAAAGGCAACGCACGACTTTCACCCAAAGCCAATTACGTGGTGTGGTTCAGCAATCCGGATACGGCCTTTTTCAGTTATTCTGTTGCTAACAAAAAAATTGTTAAGCTGAATGAAGGCTTAAAGGTAAAATTTGCGGATGAAGAAGATGATCATCCCTACTACCCCTACAGTTATGGCGTTGCCGGCTTCACAGCCAACGATGCACTGCTGTTAGCATATGATCGATACGACATCTGGGCGTTTGATCCTGAAAACCGAAAAGCGCCAGTTAACCTCACAAAAATTGGTAGAGATCAAAAAACAACCTTCCGCTACATCCAACTTGATCCGGAAGAACGCTTCATCGATCCTGAAAAGGAAATGCTGCTTGGTGCCTTCAATGAAACCACAAAACAATCTGGTTTTTATAAACTGAACCTGAAAGATGGAAAATTAACCAAACTCATTATGGGCGACTATCGCTATGGCAACGCCATGAAGGCGCTACAGGCCAACGCCATGTTATTTACCCGCCAAAGCTTTACAGAATTTCCAGACGTTTGGACAAGCGACTTCAACTTCAGCAATCCGAAAAAACTATCCACAGCCAATCCGCAAATGAGCAAATACTTGTGGGGAAGCGTTGAATCGGTTACCTGGACTTCCGTTGATAACATTCCGTTGGAAGGCTTGCTCTACAAACCGGAGGGCTTTGATCCGAAAAAGAAATACCCGATGATGGTGTATTTCTATGAAAAAAATTCGCAGAACATTCACCAGCACATTGCGCCTGCTCCGATACGCTCTTCCATCAACTATTCCATGTACACGAGCAACGGGTACCTCGTCTTCGTTCCGGATATCGTTTACAAAATCGGTTTCCCGGGTGAGAGTGCCATGAACTGCATTATGCCAGGCGTTACTTCGCTGATCGCAAAAGGTTTTGTTGACGAAAAACGTATCGGCATACAAGGCCATAGCTGGGGCGGATACCAGATTGCCTACATGATTACACGCACGAATTTATTCCGTGCTGCCGAAGCTGGTGCACCTGTGGTAAACATGATCAGTGCATACGGAGGCATTCGTTGGGAAAGTGGACTGAGCCGTATGTTTCAGTATGAGCGAACACAAAGTCGCATTGGCGGAACCCTATGGGAAAAACCCATGCACTACATTGAAAACTCTCCTATCTTCTTTGCTGATAAAGTGCAAACACCTTTGCTGATGATGCACAACGATGCAGATGGTGCCGTGCCGTGGTATCAGGGCATTGAATACTACATGGCATTGAGAAGATTGGATAAACCCGTCTGGATGTTAAACTACAACGGCCAGGGCCACGGATTAACCCAACGCCATCACCGTACAGACTTTGCCAAACGCATGATGCAATTCTTTGATCATTACCTGAAAGATGCGCCCATGCCCGACTGGATGAAGAAAGGAGTGCCTGCTATTGAAAAGGGTATTCGACAAGGAATCGATTAATGAACAAAAACCTGTACCCGATATGTTATTCATGTCGGGTACTTTAAAATTACTCCTGAACTTTAAGAGCTGCGTAACCAACAAGTATTGCTGAGCCAGCAAGAATAAATCCTGCCTTTCCTCCATCGGTCATTTCCGTGATGTAAAACTGCTTCTGTCTTTTTTTATAGTACTCCTCCGGTTTCAATTGTGTTTGAAGAATCTCCTGCACCCAAAATTCGGTATCATAATAAACAGGGTCACCTGATTCAGAAAATTTTACAGCCAGATAAATACGAAATGAAAGTGGCGTAGTTGTGCGATCAAAATTATACTTGAATCCTCGGATTGGCTGACCTTCGCTTGTTTGCTTTACTTTATTTGCAGGTGACGGATCAGGAAGCGAAAAGAAAGAATGCCTCAAACTAAATTGTGGAGCCACTACCACTGATTGCGGAGGAGCCATACTTACTCTTGAATCTCCGGATATCACTCCAGAAATTTGTGAACTAGCCGAAGAGAAGACTTCTGACCATCGTATTTGAAATCCATCAGCATCTGCATTAAGTCGTGACTGATTTTTCCACATGGATAGTGATCTGCCATTTGAAATAATAGCTGAATTGCTCCAATCAATAAATACTGGCTTTTCCAGTTTATTTAGTATTTCAACCTGAACAGAGCCCCCGTGTCCCCAAAATTTATATGTTATCTTAAGCGAATCACTTTCACGAAAGAATGCACCATATCTATCCTCTGGGAGAGCACTGGTCTGCAAGGAAATAAATTGGTGTTTGGTACATCCTGCAATGATCACAGGAATTATTAAACAAACAAGTACTAAGCGCATAACGTGGGGGTTTATGCATTCGAAGCAAATATTCCGCCAAATTCAAGGCTATTATCAAACCTTGAAAAAAATTTATTGTTATTATCGCAGTTCTTAGTTCAACAAAAACTTAATAATCTATGGCTCAAACCAAACTTGGCGAACACACCGTAAACACAGCAGGCAACCTTCCAACCGTTGGCGCTGCGGCTCCTGATTTTGTATTAACCGGATCAGACATGAAAGACGTAACCTTAAGTCAGTTTTCCGGAAAGAATCTTATCCTCAATATTTTTCCTTCCATTGACACAGGCGTATGTGCAACTTCTGTTCGTGAATTCAATAAACGCGCAGCCTCACTGAATAATACCGCTGTGCTGTGTGTATCTAAAGATCTTCCTTTCGCCATGAAGCGCTTTTGTGGCGCAGAAGGTATCAATAATGTGTTGACCGCAACCGATTTTCGTAATCGTGGTTTTTCAACTGCTTACGGAGTGGAGTTGGTTGACGGTGGGTTTGCCGGACTACATGCCCGTGCTGTAATTGTCATTGACCACACCGGAAAAGTAAAATACACCGAACTGGTTCCGAGTATTGGCCAGGAACCAAATTATGATGCTGCATTGGCGGCACTATAACAACACCCCCTTGTTCCCCCCTCGAGGGGGAACAAGGGGGTGTGTAGTTATTGCCCCACCATAAACACTGCATTCGAAAACAACATCTTGCCGCTCTCCCAGAAATTGCGGAACAGCGGATCATCAACGAAGTAGACAATCGTTCCGCGACCTTTTTCTTCTACACCAAACACAAAACTGTTGTCTAACTTCTTGTTGATTTTGTAGCCCGCAAAACCCTGAACCGGTTTTGCTTTTCCTTTGATGACACCCACGTTCCAGCCTTGCTGCAAGTATGAATAATACAGTTCATTGGTCTTGAGTGTATAGTATGCATCGCCTAACCCAAAGGCAAGCGGATGACTTTTATCTAATGTTACTTTGTAAATCGCACCTGAAATAGTTTGTGAGATGGCGTTGCGTTCAGCCGCATCGTAAGGAAGTAACACGTCTTTGGCCTGGTCTTCTTTATCTTTCTTCTCGGCCTCTTTCTTTGCCTCTTCCGTAGAAAATTTCTTCAACGCAAATCCATTTTTATCGGCAAATGCATTTAATGCACCGGATACAAGAATAAGTCGTCCGCCATTGGAAACCCATTCCTGAACAGACTTCATCGTCTCCTCATCAAACATGCGGTAACGGCCTTCCGGTACTAACAACACATCATAATTGCCCAAGTCAACCGATCGGAAATAATCCGTTCCGATTTGCGTGATCGGGTATTGTAACTCCTGCTCAAAGAAGTGCCACGTAGCACCAGCCGACAACGAAGAGGTTTGGTCGCCAACCAATGCGGCAATTTTAGGAGCCTTGATGTAATTCACATATCCCGATCCGAAATCCTTTCCGCTATCTACAAAGCCGGTGGTTGCTGCAAACCATTTGCGGTTGTGCTCGCGGGCAAGTGATTGAATGAATTGATCAAAATCCGGAATGCTTTCATTATTTCGTTGGGTAACAATCAGTGAGCCTGCATCAAATGATTCGCCATTCACTTTAAACGGTTTCATGGCTGCGCGCACGGTTACATCATTATTAAGCAATGCACCAAGAAACTTCACATCGCTGAGACTTTGGTAACGAAACACATACGCATAAGGCTTGCCGCTCACCGGTGTTTGTACTACTTCTTTTGGTTGATAGGTTTTACCTACATTGATGCGTTCATTGAGTGCAAAACCTTTCAGGCCGTACGCGTACATGAGGTTCCAGGCAGTAATATCGTATGTAACAGAATCCGGTAATTTGGATTGCGGCTCAAACAACGTGGTAATAAACCGCGACTTTGGTTGATAAACACTGATGATGATATCATCCGAACTCAGATTTACAGCCTGTGTGGTCTGTGTGCTGTAATCAAATCCACGGGTACTTTTGCCAGCGGAAAGATGCCCGTACTTAACACCGTGTGCATCCATCAACTTTGTTAGGCGTTGAATTTTGTCGGGTTGGTTATCGCCTTTAATTACATATGTTTTATAAGGCGATGCAGGGCTATTGTTATTCTCCCGGAAATATTTTTCAAACTCATCGAGTACCCGTTGGGCGTTGACGGCCGTAATCTCTACAGTCGACATACCTGTCGTGTGATGATGCATCCAACGGTCTTTTAATGTTAGTGGATCGCCTTCGCGTGTGGTAATCGACAAGCCGGCAAAACCTCCACCAGCCTGCTCGTAGGTCATACCAATAGCTCCATTATAGGTTGGGTACGTATCGCCATAGCTGGGGTAATACAAATCGAACACTTCTTTGGTAAAATACAACCAGCCTTGTTTATCAAAATACTTGGCGTGATTCTTCCCGATCATCACTTGGAATTCGCGCTGCCATGGAGTGATTACTTCATGATACGGTTCTGCCGCAGGCGCAAAATAATACGGGTTGTTATAGCCTTGTTCATGAAAATCCACATGAACGTGCGGCATCCATTGGTTGTACACTTTAATGCGTTGTTGCGATTCAATCTGCGTAAGCCAGGCCCAATCGCGGTTCAGATCAAACCAGTAATGATTGCTTCTTCCGCCCGGCCAGTATTCGCGGTGCTCACGCGCATCCGGACTAGCGTTTGCGGGACGATTGCCAAACGAGTTGTAAAAATTGGCATAACGATCGCGGCCATCAGGGTTGATGCACGGATCGATTATTACAACCGTATTCTTTAACCAATTTGCAGAAGTGCCGTTAGCCGGATTGGCCAGTTCATACAATGTTTGCATGCTGGCTTCAATGGAGCTCGCTTCATTGCCGTGTACGTTATAGCTCAGCCACACAATGGGAATTTTGGTTGAGGGCGTGCCAGATTCCAATCCCGTTCTGCGCAAATTATCCAACCGGATTTGCTCCAGGTTTTTTAGATTCTCGGGGGAGGTAACCACCGCATAAACCAAGGGCCGGTATTCATAGGTTTCTCCGTACTTATATAGCTCAACATTCGGCACTACACTGGCCACGTGCTGAAAATATTCAACCACACGGTGATGGCGCGTGAACCGTTCACCTAATTCATAACCTAAAAATTCATTAGGCTTGAGGAGTTGCTGTTGCGCAAAGCCTGAAAGAGCCATGCCAAGGAGAAGTGCGAGTATGGGAAACTTTTTCATACAAATTGATTAGGACGAAAAGATAGAAAACATAAACCAGAACAAAGGAAGAATTTATTTGGCCGGATGACGAAGGATGCGTTCGATCTGTGGCCGGTGATGGTGAATGTGCTCCCGGAAAAAGATCAGTGTTTGTCGTACATCAAACCGGCCTGCCATAGGATGTTTATAAATTACCCGCCTGGCATGCTTGTCGTTAATCGTTGAAAGAAAAGCAGCAAGTTCCTTGCGCAGGTTGGCCCATTCTTCTGTCAGTTGAGTAAGTGTTAGCGTTTCTGGTGTGTTCTCCACCACAACCCGGGGGGCTTTATATTTTACTGGAATGCGTTGCGATACAATGAGCAACCAAAGGCGCAGGGATTCCATCACACCGGAGTCTTTAAGCTGATCAATGGCCTGCACTTTCTTTTTCATGTACCCTAATGAAAGTTTTTCTGAAGTAAGAATGTGGGTAAGAATTTGTGCAACCGACCATTTGCCCGGTTTAGGCTGCTGGTTAAACGCTTCTTCCGAAAGATGCTTTACAGATTGTAAAAGGTCTTCGCGTTGCTTTTCTAATTCATGGAAGACCGGGGTGAACAACTTGTTCATAACATTTGATTCAGGGTAAATTACTCTAAAAACTTCACACCTCATGTATTTTACTTTACAATCTGGTTATTATCTTTAGGAACCTAAAAAACCAAAACCCAAAATAATTATGGAAGAATATTCTTATGACAATGGTGCAGCCGGTGGAATTCTTGGTGCAATCGGCTTTGTGTATTTTGCCATTATACTGCTGATCATCATCAGCATGTGGAAAATCTTTACCAAGGCTGGTAAACCCGGATGGGCAGCCATCATACCAATCTACAATATTATTGTGCTACTGGAGATTGTTGGGAAACCAGTTTGGTGGATCATTTTGATGTTGATTCCTTTTGTCAACTTTTTTGTGATGATCTATGTAGCTCACCTACTGGCAAAATCATTTGGAAAGGATATTGTGATGACTATCCTGCTGATTATTCTGCCCATTGTGGGTTATCCTATGCTCGCTTTTGGTGATGCCAAGTATGTTGGTCCACCAAAGGATTAAATCAACTTACTATTTCAATTGAAGTTGAAAAAGCTGTCTGAATAAGGCAGCTTTTTTTATTAACACAAAAACTTCACGCGCTTACGCAGTACGTCAATGGTAACAGGCAACGTACCTACCAACTCACCATCCGCTTCAATAGGCTGTGCTTCATCGGCACGTAACGTAACCGAATCGGTTTCGCGATACTGAATTTCTTTATGAATGGCTCGTTTGCCCTTGCGCAGCCTACCATTCTGTAAAATAAAATCGATCACCGAAATTTTGCCGGCTATAAAACAGGAGAATAAACCATCATCGGGTTTTGCGTCTGGGGCAATGCCAATGCCGTTGCCAAAAAATTTTCCGTTGGCAATGGCAACTGAACGTATCACCCCCGACCATTTCCACAGCGGTGTACTCATGTGCAACGCAAATGGTCGGTATGTAAAGAACGTTTTGATGATGGCAGCATAATACGCCACCAACGAACCAAAAATCCTGTCGCTGGTTAACAAGTGCTGAACCACATATGGCCCCATGCCCACATCGGCAATGTTGATGAAGTAGCGTGGCTTTTCGGCTGATTCAATAAACGTAATCTTCCCCAGGTCAACAGGCCGGTAAGAAAAATCAATAAACAGTTTTTTTAATGAACGGATCTCGCTCCGCACACCCATGGTTCGGGCAAAATCGTTACCGGAGCCCAACGGAATTAACCCCAACACTGGAAGATGATTAGACTGCTCATGTTCTTGCAACATACCGTTGAGCACCTGGTTTAAAGTGCCATCGCCACCTGCCGCGACTATAGCATCATATGATTGCGTTACAGCCTTTGAAGCCAGCAACACGGCATCATTTTTTGATCGTGTTTCCTGCACATCAACATGTACCACGTGTTGTAAGGCCGGTAGAATCTTAGAATAGAAATGATTTTTTTTGAGAGAGATGCC contains these protein-coding regions:
- a CDS encoding prolyl oligopeptidase family serine peptidase; translation: MKHLYAALILCLVFTLPAEAQKSKSKQAPIQKKPLTHDVYNGWKEITYRALTNDGTYAAYTINPQDGDGKVVFHNLKTLAQDSIHRAANISLTWDSRYAIFKITPQKELVKDLRRQKKKKDELPNDSLGIYSFTNRKTEKIAEVKSYKIPEKAGGWLAYQLEAPKPPKPDTAKKAAKPKKVKKNTDDNGYTLVLRNLANNQESQFGYVKEYTLAKFGQGLLFYSTGNDSTLKPGVYWYDLQSNQLNTLFEGKSKYKVKGLSVNEDGTQAAFLVDADTTKALIRYYQLYHWKKGESVARVLATEKSTGIPADWIVNENYTPSFSKDGSKLYFGTSPKPVVQDTTLLAEEIVNVEVWTWKDDYIYPQQNSRLNADKRRSYVSVIHLNDNRIVQLANENMPSLELGDEGNASLALAENETPYLVMRTWDTDVYKDLQLVNLRDGSVQSIQQKIKGNARLSPKANYVVWFSNPDTAFFSYSVANKKIVKLNEGLKVKFADEEDDHPYYPYSYGVAGFTANDALLLAYDRYDIWAFDPENRKAPVNLTKIGRDQKTTFRYIQLDPEERFIDPEKEMLLGAFNETTKQSGFYKLNLKDGKLTKLIMGDYRYGNAMKALQANAMLFTRQSFTEFPDVWTSDFNFSNPKKLSTANPQMSKYLWGSVESVTWTSVDNIPLEGLLYKPEGFDPKKKYPMMVYFYEKNSQNIHQHIAPAPIRSSINYSMYTSNGYLVFVPDIVYKIGFPGESAMNCIMPGVTSLIAKGFVDEKRIGIQGHSWGGYQIAYMITRTNLFRAAEAGAPVVNMISAYGGIRWESGLSRMFQYERTQSRIGGTLWEKPMHYIENSPIFFADKVQTPLLMMHNDADGAVPWYQGIEYYMALRRLDKPVWMLNYNGQGHGLTQRHHRTDFAKRMMQFFDHYLKDAPMPDWMKKGVPAIEKGIRQGID
- the tpx gene encoding thiol peroxidase; this translates as MAQTKLGEHTVNTAGNLPTVGAAAPDFVLTGSDMKDVTLSQFSGKNLILNIFPSIDTGVCATSVREFNKRAASLNNTAVLCVSKDLPFAMKRFCGAEGINNVLTATDFRNRGFSTAYGVELVDGGFAGLHARAVIVIDHTGKVKYTELVPSIGQEPNYDAALAAL
- a CDS encoding M14 family metallopeptidase, translating into MKKFPILALLLGMALSGFAQQQLLKPNEFLGYELGERFTRHHRVVEYFQHVASVVPNVELYKYGETYEYRPLVYAVVTSPENLKNLEQIRLDNLRRTGLESGTPSTKIPIVWLSYNVHGNEASSIEASMQTLYELANPANGTSANWLKNTVVIIDPCINPDGRDRYANFYNSFGNRPANASPDAREHREYWPGGRSNHYWFDLNRDWAWLTQIESQQRIKVYNQWMPHVHVDFHEQGYNNPYYFAPAAEPYHEVITPWQREFQVMIGKNHAKYFDKQGWLYFTKEVFDLYYPSYGDTYPTYNGAIGMTYEQAGGGFAGLSITTREGDPLTLKDRWMHHHTTGMSTVEITAVNAQRVLDEFEKYFRENNNSPASPYKTYVIKGDNQPDKIQRLTKLMDAHGVKYGHLSAGKSTRGFDYSTQTTQAVNLSSDDIIISVYQPKSRFITTLFEPQSKLPDSVTYDITAWNLMYAYGLKGFALNERINVGKTYQPKEVVQTPVSGKPYAYVFRYQSLSDVKFLGALLNNDVTVRAAMKPFKVNGESFDAGSLIVTQRNNESIPDFDQFIQSLAREHNRKWFAATTGFVDSGKDFGSGYVNYIKAPKIAALVGDQTSSLSAGATWHFFEQELQYPITQIGTDYFRSVDLGNYDVLLVPEGRYRMFDEETMKSVQEWVSNGGRLILVSGALNAFADKNGFALKKFSTEEAKKEAEKKDKEDQAKDVLLPYDAAERNAISQTISGAIYKVTLDKSHPLAFGLGDAYYTLKTNELYYSYLQQGWNVGVIKGKAKPVQGFAGYKINKKLDNSFVFGVEEKGRGTIVYFVDDPLFRNFWESGKMLFSNAVFMVGQ
- a CDS encoding DinB family protein, giving the protein MNKLFTPVFHELEKQREDLLQSVKHLSEEAFNQQPKPGKWSVAQILTHILTSEKLSLGYMKKKVQAIDQLKDSGVMESLRLWLLIVSQRIPVKYKAPRVVVENTPETLTLTQLTEEWANLRKELAAFLSTINDKHARRVIYKHPMAGRFDVRQTLIFFREHIHHHRPQIERILRHPAK
- a CDS encoding DUF5684 domain-containing protein, whose protein sequence is MEEYSYDNGAAGGILGAIGFVYFAIILLIIISMWKIFTKAGKPGWAAIIPIYNIIVLLEIVGKPVWWIILMLIPFVNFFVMIYVAHLLAKSFGKDIVMTILLIILPIVGYPMLAFGDAKYVGPPKD
- a CDS encoding diacylglycerol kinase family lipid kinase, yielding MERDFAHTPLIPPLRGEAGGVKSVVIILNGISLKKNHFYSKILPALQHVVHVDVQETRSKNDAVLLASKAVTQSYDAIVAAGGDGTLNQVLNGMLQEHEQSNHLPVLGLIPLGSGNDFARTMGVRSEIRSLKKLFIDFSYRPVDLGKITFIESAEKPRYFINIADVGMGPYVVQHLLTSDRIFGSLVAYYAAIIKTFFTYRPFALHMSTPLWKWSGVIRSVAIANGKFFGNGIGIAPDAKPDDGLFSCFIAGKISVIDFILQNGRLRKGKRAIHKEIQYRETDSVTLRADEAQPIEADGELVGTLPVTIDVLRKRVKFLC